A genomic segment from Aegilops tauschii subsp. strangulata cultivar AL8/78 chromosome 1, Aet v6.0, whole genome shotgun sequence encodes:
- the LOC120963523 gene encoding uncharacterized protein, with protein sequence MAAEDIARLELEKTNPKKDPDERSYQYYRENWEWKYAEEFGSFEATTRIPAMCFTDKPTKPGVTNPERSMQIFSVKVEEIYGDLHWPLDVFGIVAVRDDLDHHRNIIFERKRDNCQTLNEEDPYLLLTGPTRAPVTLFGPMHFDITLKVKRSNELEDKDLSLLGFRYECCKSINYQASKGECALRSCVSSQKHRSKLSTLELTCSIVVSSIEATISVCIVGGSWPDGFSGRFIASTASVSHMRVLLLNIGDKDTPVVAADGTIELSRRVVSVESFGELRVHAAGWLGSQQIDREVFFQPLESGRSSRSLKVGSCEMEVTVGWSLFPLCYPTDRIPSPKNG encoded by the exons ATGGCGGCGGAAGACATCGCAAGACTGGAGTTGGAGAAAACTAATCCGAAGAAGGATCCCGACGAGCGGTCTTACCAATATTACCGAGAGAACTGGGAGTGGAAATATGCCGAAGAGTTCGGCTCCTTCGAGGCCACGA CTCGGATCCCAGCCATGTGTTTCACGGACAAGCCGACGAAGCCTGGTGTTACTAACCCCGAGCGTAGTATGCAGATCTTTTCAGTTAAAGTTGAGGAAATATATGGGGATTTACATTGGCCGCTGGATGTGTTTGGTATCGTTGCTGTGAGGGATGACCTGGATCACCATCGCAATATTATCTTTGAGCGCAAAAGGGATAACTGTCAAACTCTCAATGAGGAG GATCCATATTTATTATTAACAGGTCCTACCCGTGCTCCCGTGACTCTGTTTGGGCCTATGCATTTCGATATCACGCTGAAAGTGAAGCGCAGCAATGAGTTAGAGGACAAAGATCTAAGCCTGCTAGGCTTTCGCTACGAGTGCTGCAAGTCAATCAATTATCAAGCGAGTAAGGGAGAGTGCGCCCTCAGATCATGCGTGAGCAGCCAAAAACATAGAAGCAAGCTGAGCACATTGGAGCTGACATGTAGCATTGTAGTCTCATCCATTGAGGCCACAATCAGTGTGTGTATTGTTGGCGGGTCCTGGCCAGATGGATTCAGCGGGCGGTTCATTGCCTCGACTGCTAGCGTCAGTCACATGAGGGTGTTACTGCTCAATATTGGAGATAAGGATACGCCTGTTGTTGCTGCTGATGGCACCATTGAGCTGTCACGACGCGTGGTTTCTGTTGAAAGCTTTGGGGAGCTGAGAGTGCATGCAGCAGGTTGGCTAGGCAGCCAGCAGATTGACCGAGAGGTGTTCTTTCAACCATTAGAATCTGGCAGAAGCTCTCGTTCGCTTAAGGTTGGCTCGTGTGAAATGGAAGTTACCGTTGGCTGGTCCCTTTTCCCGTTATGTTATCCCACTGACCGTATTCCTTCACCCAAGAATGGATGA
- the LOC109750100 gene encoding protein G1-like7: MDSPGTAGPSSSSAGDAQQPVALAVAPPQPPPPQQQLSRYESQKRRDWNTFLQYLRNHRPPLTLARCSGAHVIEFLKYLDQFGKTKVHASGCAHYGQPSPPAPCPCPLRQAWGSLDALIGRLRAAYEESGHAPESNPFAARAVRIYLREVRDGQAKARGIPYEKKKRKRTPALPAGAAGEGTSSSSAAAAVPGRGEGGEQSGSGTAAASPLPSPTGAQAEGSSVTAAPSTSRV; encoded by the coding sequence ATGGACTCCCCGGGCACCGCCGGCCCTTCGTCCTCCTCCGCGGGCGACGCGCAGCAGCCGGTGGCGCTGGCGGTGGCGcccccgcagccgccgccgccgcagcagcaGCTGAGCAGGTACGAGTCGCAGAAGCGGCGGGACTGGAACACGTTCCTGCAGTACCTGCGCAACCACCGCCCCCCGCTGACGCTGGCGCGGTGCAGCGGCGCGCACGTCATCGAGTTCCTCAAGTACCTCGACCAGTTCGGCAAGACCAAGGTGCACGCGTCCGGCTGCGCGCACTACGGCCAGCCCAGCCCGCCCGCGCCCTGCCCCTGCCCGCTCCGCCAGGCCTGGGGCTCCCTCGACGCGCTCATCGGCCGCCTCCGCGCCGCCTACGAGGAGAGCGGCCACGCGCCCGAGTCCAACCCCTTCGCCGCGCGCGCCGTGCGGATCTACCTCCGCGAGGTCCGCGACGGCCAGGCCAAGGCCAGGGGCATACCCTACGAGAAGAAGAAGCGCAAGCGCACGCCGGCGCTCCCTGCCGGCGCTGCCGGGGAGGGGACGAGCTCGTCGTCGGCCGCCGCGGCTGTCCCGGGCCGCGGCGAAGGAGGAGAGCAAAGTGGCAGCGGCACCGCGGCGGCTTCACCGCTGCCGTCGCCCACCGGCGCCCAGGCGGAAGGGAGTAGCGTCACCGCTGCACCAAGCACCTCTCGAGTATAG